A region from the Sorex araneus isolate mSorAra2 chromosome 6, mSorAra2.pri, whole genome shotgun sequence genome encodes:
- the LOC129405805 gene encoding ATP synthase subunit e, mitochondrial-like: MVPPVQVSPLIKLGRYSALFLGVAYGAKRYSYLKPRAEEERRVAAEEKKQDELKRIERELAEARDDSILK, translated from the coding sequence ATGGTGCCGCCGGTGCAGGTCTCTCCGCTCATCAAGCTTGGCCGCTACTCGGCGCTGTTCCTCGGCGTGGCCTACGGAGCCAAGCGCTACAGTTACCTGAAGCCGCGGgccgaggaggagaggagggtggcTGCCGAGGAGAAGAAGCAGGATGAGCTGAAGCGCATTGAGCGCGAGCTGGCCGAAGCCCGCGATGACAGCATCCTCAAGTGA